Sequence from the Anaerohalosphaeraceae bacterium genome:
CGGACAAATCAGTTCAGAAATATCCTGAAAGTATTGCTGAACTCTTTTTTGGATAAACTCCGTCCCCGTCGGCTGCAAGGTGGGGGATAACTCTCACGTGAAGGACTCCTTATCCGTCTGCCTTGCCCTGATTTTCTCCTGCCTAATTTTATTTTTTCACCGATTGCCCTGATGGCTGCCCTCTGATGCTATTCTTAAAATTATCTATTTTCGGCAGAATTTGTCAAGAAAAAATGAAGAAGTCTTTGGGATAATTGGAGTATTACATCTCTCTAAGAAAGCGGATTCGGTGTATAGAGAATTGTGGAATGAACTGCGGCAGGGTGCTGCAAGGGAGCCGCAGGGAAATTTCTGTTCACGTGTGAAAAACCGGCTGCCGTTATGGAGAAGGGGGATGGAGGATTTTGAGTGTATCTCCGGTGTCTTCAAGTTCGTACAGTCGCGCCCGGGACTGGGGGCTCATTGTAGGATGGTGGACAACGAGCATCAGCCGGCCGTCAAAGGTTTTAAATATCATGCCATGGCCGCTGTTGTCGGTCAGGAGCGGCGGAAGCTGCCGCCAGGGACCGATGAGCCGTCCGGAGAGAGAATAGGCCAGGGCCTGGGCATATTGACCATCCTGAATCCAGCTGGACCAGAGCATCAGGAGCCGCCCGGTTTTCGTCCGCCAGAAGAATGGTCCATCGGTGACAAAATTTCGCGGCGGGTCATTCGGTTCGGCCTGCCAGGGCTGTATCCAGGGGGCGTCGGAACCGCGAAACAGCAGAACGGGTTCGCCGACGGCAATGGACAGGTCGTCTTTGAGCGGAACCGCTTCAATGGTCCCGTCCGTAATCTGAATCCATTCGTGGCAATACACCAGCCAAGGTTTGCCGTCTTCGATAAAAAGGGTTCCATCCAGCGTCATTCGTTCCGGCGGGGCGGTCGGGCGGTCTGCAAGGGGCTTAAACGGGCCTTCGGGGCTGTCGCTGACAAAAATCTGTGTGCCCCGCATATGGGTGGTTTGCCGACTGCGGGGGCCCATCGGAAGCCGTTTATCACGATTGTGGAGGGTAACAAACAGGTAGTATTTCTCTTTGTAGAGGTGCACTTCCGGGGCCCAGGCGCCGTGGGCGGGGTTGGCCCATCCGTCTTTGGGAACTTCAAAGATGACTTTGGGACCCTGCCATTTTTCGAGGTCTTTGCTGGTGTAAGCAACGACGCCGGCCCGGTCACGCGGCAAAGCGCCGGAAGTAACAGAGGTGTAGAGGTAGTAGGTTTGGCTTTTGGAATCGGGGAGAATGAAGGGGTCGTGGGCGCGAAAATCCTGCAAAGTCAGGTCAGCGGCTGCATCGCAGACGGCTGGAAACAAAAACAGGCCCAGCGCGATGCTGAACAACGGCAAAAACAATTTCATAGGGGGTTTCCTTCCTTTTATTATTTATATCGGCTATTATTTATATCGGCAGAGAATGTGCGGTTTCATTCATCTTTTGTTTGTTGATTTCCCAGCAGAAACGAGGCACGGTCAGACTGAACCCGTGCATAAACGGCGGCCAGGAGAAAAGAATTTTCAGACAGTGTGCGGGTAAGCTGTCGGACGGCCTGACGGGCGGCGGATTTTTCCCGGATGCACTGGAGGGCGGGAAGAAGGGCCTCCCGCTCGTTGTTCAGAATATCGAGGGCCTTTTCGAGAAGCCGCTCTGATTCCCTCAGATGCTGTTTGTAGGCGGTGATTTCTTCGACGGCCAATTCAATGTTTGTCAGGGCATCTTTGGGCGAGCGGGTCAAGTCGGCTGCCTGCAGGAGGCCCAACCCTGAAGCCGTCATATCCATGCTGTCCACTTCAATCTTTTGCCCGCGTTCGATTTCAATACCAACCGTTCCAAAACCAGTAAAGGAAAGCATCGCAAATCCGCCGGGACGAAAGTTGACGGCGGTTTCCGTAATTTCGCAGAGCAATTCGCTGTAATGCTCCTGAAACAAAAGGATTTCGTCCTGGCCGTACGCTTCGCCGGCGGCCTTGCGGGCCAGCTCTTTCATCTGCAGGAGTTTTTCTTCAATCTCATGAACTTTTTGGGCGGCTGTCTGGACAATGGCCAGTCCCTGATATGCATGGCCCAGATACCGATGATTTTCCGCCAGACAATATTCGGCAGCCTGGCTGCTCTGGGATTGTGATGAGGTTTTCTGGGAACAGCCCTGAGCCAAACTGTATCCTGCGGTTTGTCTTATGGAAAAGAGTCTTTGCTGCCCGCTGTTTAGGTTGTCGGAAAACAAAAAATCCATTTTAAGCCCCCAATGGTAATGTATAGACTGAATTATAAGTGAACGGCAAAGAAAAATCAATAAAAAATACACAATTACTTAAACACTTCTTAAAAACCTTGGGCAGAGTGGTTTTTGATGCTGGAATTATCGGTCTTTGGTTGGTTTTTTTCATTGATTTTTCGAGGACACTTAAAAAGAGTTCCTGCCTGAAAAAATTGATTGATGGATAGGGTAGGTTGAGAATATAAAAAGGTTTGGTCCTATAAAATAATGCTTTGCTGTTTTTCTTTTTCCCCTACAGGCCCTACAGACATTTTTTTTCTTACAGACAATCGACAATGACGCGGATTTTTGTAAAAAGGGGGTTGATTTTTGCACCTTTTTAACAATTATCATTCGCATTTCCTGTATAAATAAACATTGACAGTTTTGTTCTTGAATGAAAAGAGATTACTTTTTTTAGGAGTGTGAGTGATGAAAACATTAACAGTGATTTTGTCGATAGCCGCCTTGAGTCTTTCGGTGCAGGCGGGGCCGACGATTAAAATGCTGAACGATTCAACACCGGCTTATGCTTTCCAGATTCTCGAAGACGGTTTTGCCGGGTATGCCGCCGGGACGATTCTGCCGACGTTTTGCCTGGAGTATCATGAAACGTTTACGCCGAATACGTCTTATTATGCGGTGCTCGGGACGGCGGCGGTCAAGGGCGGAATGGACTGGGCGGGGGGCGTCTATGGGCAGACGCCGCTGCAGCCGGTCAATTCAGACCCGCTGGACCCGCGGACGGCGTTTCTCTTTACGAAGTTTATGGAAGGGGACAGCCGTTTTACCAACCAGACCAAACTTCAGGAAGCGATTCACTACATCGAGGCCGAGTTTAAGAATGCCTCCGTGGTCGGCCCTAAGAACAGCTACGTGCTTCTGGCCGAACAGGCTGTGGCTCCGGGCGGGGAATGGTACGGCATGGGTATTGGCAATGTGCGCGTGATGACTTTGTGGAAATATTTTGACGGGACCTATTATTCGGGCCACGCCCAGGATCAGCTGATTCTGATCAGTGCAGTACCGGCTCCGGGGGCGGTCGCATTGGCGGGTCTGGGCACGGCTCTGGTCGGCTGGCTTCGCCGCCGCCGAGGTCTGTAGGTCTGCGTCTTTTCCTCCAGAGCGATTCCAGAAACCGTCCGATTGTCGGACGGTTTCTTTTTTTCAAAAGACAGGTCAGCTGGTTTCGGGGTGCTCCCGCTTTCGCTCTGTCAGCAGAAAGATGTTCCGCAGGCCCTCACTGTTGGGGGCTTCTTTCCATCGTCGGCTGAAGTCTTTGTGCTGGATAATCTGGGCAACGGCCGTCAGAGCACGCAGATGAAAATTGCGTTCGTCTTTGGAGCCGACCAGTGCAAAAATCGCCGTAACCGGCTCCGAAGAATGCGGAAAAAGCACCCCCTTTTCGGCTCGTACGAGAACGATGTCGAACAGTCCGCGGCCTTCCACAATCACATGCGGCACAGCGATGCCGGGATGAATAATTGTTGAACCCTCCTGCTCCCGCTGGAGAAATTGCCGGAAAAGGCGTTCTTCCTCAAGTCCCAGCCGAGCCGATAAGAGACCGGCGATTTGATGAAAAACCTCATCGGCCTTCGGGGCATCTTGTAAGTCGAGAATGGGACATCGACGAATCAGTTTGTCAAAACGGTCTTCACTGACCTCATCTCTCTGGAGGAGAATTTCCCGAAGTTCCGTTTCGAGTGTGGCGGATTTGAGGGGTTTGTCGGTGATTCGCTGAACGATATGCGCCAGGGCGGATTCCCGGCGGCTCCGGGGGCGTGCGTAGAGAATGTACCAGGCGGCGCTGAAGAGCAGAAAAACTCCGCAGATGGACAGCGGGACTGCTCCCATGTCCAGCAAAAGCAGACAATACAGGAGGATGGTGAGAATTTGCAGATAGGGATACAACGGTGCCCGGAAGTCGGGACGATAACTCTGGATACGGCTTTCCCGCATCACGATAATGCTGGCGTTGTCGAGAATAAACAGAAGAATCATCAGGGTAGAAGCGGTTTTGACCAGTTCTTCGAGGTTGAGAGCCACCAGAGCGACGGTCATAAAGGTACAGGTCAAAAGGATGCTCACGTAGGGCGTTTGAAAACGCGGATGGACTCGGCTGATGAAGGCCGGAAGCAGGTGGTCCCGGCTCATGGACATCGGACAGCGCGACGCCGCGAGCAGCCCGCCGTTGGCGGTTGTTAAAAACGCCGCCACGGCCGCCAGGGTCAGCAGGACAAACCCTGCTATTCCGGCAAATTGATCGGCGGCAGCGGACAGCGGCATAGGACTGTTCTGCAAGACCGGTCCATCCAAAACACCGACGGCCGTGAACACGACGGCCGTATAGAGGAAAGAAACAACCGCCCAGGCGGCCAAAACGGCTCCGGCAAGAACTTTTCCGGCACGCCTGACTTCCTCGGCGACATTGTCCACACTGGTCAGGCCGCCGAAGCTGATAAAGACAAACCCGGAGGTCCAAAACACCGATTTCCATCCCCCCGGCAGAAATGGACTAAGCCGCGCCAGTGTCACAAAGCGGCTTCCCCAGAGGACAAATCCCGCCAGGACAGCCAGCAGAAACAGGACCAGAAGATTTTGAAACCAGGCGGCGGATTTGACGCTGAACAGGTTCATGACGCCGAACACGGCACAGCAGGCCACGGCCAGGATGTCCAGCAGCCACGGCGGGATTTCTGCTCCCCAAACCGTCCGGGCAGCCAATTTCATAAAAAGGGTAAGTCCAACGATTGCAAAGGCGCTTTTCAGGGTCAGCGAAAGCCAGTTGGCCAGCCCGGTGAAAATTCCCCAGAGTGTGCCGAAGCTTCGTTCGGCGTAAAAATAGGTTCCGCCGGAGCGAGGCATTGCGCTGGTCAGCTCCGCTTTAGCAAAAACACTGGGCAAAATCAGCAGAGAGGCCAGCAGATAAGAGAGCACAATGCCCGGTCCGGCGTAGGGGTAAATAACAGCGGGGAGGATAAACAGTCCGGAGCTGATCATGGCGCCGGCGGCTAACGAAAAAACCTCGAAGCCCCCCAAGGGTCTGGCAAGTTCTTTTCTTTCTGTTTCCATATGCTTTTTATATATAGGAGAAAATGGGAGGATTGTCTACAAGATTCATCGGAAGGTTTTTTGTTTTCCATTGACGCCCGGACGCAGGGTGTATATGATTTTTGAGTTATCGGAAAGAAAGGAACCTTTCGCCAATGCCTCAGATTCGCTTTTATGCAGAGCATTGTAAGGGATGCGGTTTGTGCGTGCTGGTTTGTCCCCATCAGAACATTCGAATATCGGAAGATTTGAATGAGCACGGCCATCCATTTGCTGTGCTGGCGGACCCGGCCCGGTGCACGTATTGTGCCCTGTGCGGACGAATGTGTCCCGATACGGCGATTGAAATCATTGAGGGCAAAAACGGTCCCCAAGAGAATTCCAAAGAGGCGGCGGAGTAGCCCACGAGGATGTCGGAAAAAATTCTTTTAAAAGGGAATGAACTGCTGGTTGAAGCCGCGATAGAAGCGGGCTGCCGGTTTTATGCGGGGTACCCGATTACGCCGCAGAATGAGGTGCCGGAGCGGATGTCTTGGCGGATGCCGCAGGCCGGGGGCGTGTTTGTGCAGGCCGAAAGTGAAGTCGCGGCTATTAATATGCTCTTTGGGGCCTCGGCGGCCGGCGCCCGCTGCATGACCAGTTCCTCCTCGCCCGGCATCAGTCTCAAGCAGGAGGGCATCAGTTATATTGCCGCGGCGGAGCTGCCCTGCGTAATTGTCAATATGCAGCGGGGCGGGCCCGGTCTGGGAAACATCCGCGCTTCGCAGGGGGATTACTTTCAATCCGTCAAAGGCGGGGGACACGGCGATTATCGCCTGATTGTCCTGACGCCGGCGACCCTTCAGGAACTGTATGATTTGACGCTGAATGCGTTTGATTATGCGGATTTTTACCGCAATCCGGTGATGATTCTGGGGGATGGGATTTTAGGGCAGATGGCGGAGCCGGTGGAAGCGCATCCCTATCGGCCGATTTTCAAGCTTCCCCCGAAGGATTATGTTCTGGACGGCTGCCGGGGCAGAGCTCCTCGTGTTATTCGAACGCTGTTTCTGCATCCATCGGATGCCCTTGTCCAGCACAATCTTCGCCTTCAGAAAAAATATGCAAAAATGCAGCGGGAAATTTCTCTCTATGAGGAATTTGAAACCGCCGATGCGGACGTGGTTGTTACGGCATACGGCATTCCCGGTCGGGTAGCCAAAGGAGCTGTTAAGAGGGCTCGACGGGAAGGCCTGAAAGCCGGTCTGATACGTCCTTTATGTGTCTGGCCGTTTCCCGTACAGCCCTATCAGAATGCGGCAAAACAGGCGAAAGCATTTCTGGTGGTTGAAATGAGCCATGGGCAATTTATTGAGGATGTAAAACTGGCTATTGAATGCCGGCGGCCTGTTGCCTTTTTGGGCAAAGGCGGCGGATGGTATCCGTCCGAAGAGGAGATTCTGGAGCAAATCCGTCACCTTGCTGCGGCCCATTCGAAGGGGCTCAAGACCCAGAGGAAGTCATAAATGGAATTTCGACGCCCCAAAACTCTTAAAAATGTCCTGACGCATTACTGTCCCGGATGCGGGCATGGGATTGTGCATCGCCTTGTTGCGGAGGTCATCGACGAACTGGGCATTCGGGAGCGGACAATCGGGACGGCGCCGGTGGGCTGTGCGGTGTTGCTGTACGATTATATGAATTGTGATA
This genomic interval carries:
- a CDS encoding glycoside hydrolase family 43 protein, which produces MKLFLPLFSIALGLFLFPAVCDAAADLTLQDFRAHDPFILPDSKSQTYYLYTSVTSGALPRDRAGVVAYTSKDLEKWQGPKVIFEVPKDGWANPAHGAWAPEVHLYKEKYYLFVTLHNRDKRLPMGPRSRQTTHMRGTQIFVSDSPEGPFKPLADRPTAPPERMTLDGTLFIEDGKPWLVYCHEWIQITDGTIEAVPLKDDLSIAVGEPVLLFRGSDAPWIQPWQAEPNDPPRNFVTDGPFFWRTKTGRLLMLWSSWIQDGQYAQALAYSLSGRLIGPWRQLPPLLTDNSGHGMIFKTFDGRLMLVVHHPTMSPQSRARLYELEDTGDTLKILHPPSP
- a CDS encoding amino acid permease → METERKELARPLGGFEVFSLAAGAMISSGLFILPAVIYPYAGPGIVLSYLLASLLILPSVFAKAELTSAMPRSGGTYFYAERSFGTLWGIFTGLANWLSLTLKSAFAIVGLTLFMKLAARTVWGAEIPPWLLDILAVACCAVFGVMNLFSVKSAAWFQNLLVLFLLAVLAGFVLWGSRFVTLARLSPFLPGGWKSVFWTSGFVFISFGGLTSVDNVAEEVRRAGKVLAGAVLAAWAVVSFLYTAVVFTAVGVLDGPVLQNSPMPLSAAADQFAGIAGFVLLTLAAVAAFLTTANGGLLAASRCPMSMSRDHLLPAFISRVHPRFQTPYVSILLTCTFMTVALVALNLEELVKTASTLMILLFILDNASIIVMRESRIQSYRPDFRAPLYPYLQILTILLYCLLLLDMGAVPLSICGVFLLFSAAWYILYARPRSRRESALAHIVQRITDKPLKSATLETELREILLQRDEVSEDRFDKLIRRCPILDLQDAPKADEVFHQIAGLLSARLGLEEERLFRQFLQREQEGSTIIHPGIAVPHVIVEGRGLFDIVLVRAEKGVLFPHSSEPVTAIFALVGSKDERNFHLRALTAVAQIIQHKDFSRRWKEAPNSEGLRNIFLLTERKREHPETS
- a CDS encoding ferredoxin family protein codes for the protein MPQIRFYAEHCKGCGLCVLVCPHQNIRISEDLNEHGHPFAVLADPARCTYCALCGRMCPDTAIEIIEGKNGPQENSKEAAE
- a CDS encoding 3-methyl-2-oxobutanoate dehydrogenase subunit VorB, with the translated sequence MSEKILLKGNELLVEAAIEAGCRFYAGYPITPQNEVPERMSWRMPQAGGVFVQAESEVAAINMLFGASAAGARCMTSSSSPGISLKQEGISYIAAAELPCVIVNMQRGGPGLGNIRASQGDYFQSVKGGGHGDYRLIVLTPATLQELYDLTLNAFDYADFYRNPVMILGDGILGQMAEPVEAHPYRPIFKLPPKDYVLDGCRGRAPRVIRTLFLHPSDALVQHNLRLQKKYAKMQREISLYEEFETADADVVVTAYGIPGRVAKGAVKRARREGLKAGLIRPLCVWPFPVQPYQNAAKQAKAFLVVEMSHGQFIEDVKLAIECRRPVAFLGKGGGWYPSEEEILEQIRHLAAAHSKGLKTQRKS